A genomic region of Synechococcus sp. NOUM97013 contains the following coding sequences:
- a CDS encoding response regulator transcription factor — MASSTEAKTRLLLVDDEARLTELLSMELEVEGYAVEVAADGASGLIRARTEPAPDLIVLDWNLPDFSGVDICQRIRSSGITTPILMLTGHDDIADRVTALDAGVDDYLIKPFSIEELMARLRAMQRRAISFSGGDGDAAQPETLQVGDLTMNTNTRDVSRAGRMIQLSVKEYELLNFLMRGQGKVLERADIMRGVWGENFYGDDNLLDVYIRYLRQKIESKELPPLIHTVRGVGFIMRIDSRSPAS, encoded by the coding sequence ATGGCGTCCTCCACCGAAGCGAAGACCCGACTCCTTCTTGTGGATGACGAAGCCCGGTTGACGGAGCTGTTGTCCATGGAGCTGGAGGTGGAGGGCTACGCCGTGGAAGTGGCCGCTGACGGTGCCAGTGGCCTCATCCGTGCCCGCACAGAACCCGCTCCCGATCTGATAGTTCTGGACTGGAATCTCCCCGACTTCAGTGGCGTGGACATCTGTCAACGCATACGCAGCAGTGGCATCACCACGCCGATCCTGATGTTGACGGGGCACGATGACATCGCGGATCGCGTCACAGCACTGGATGCTGGCGTGGACGATTACCTGATCAAACCGTTCTCGATCGAAGAACTGATGGCCCGGCTCCGGGCCATGCAACGACGCGCGATCAGCTTCTCCGGTGGTGATGGCGATGCTGCCCAACCGGAAACCCTTCAGGTGGGGGATCTCACCATGAACACCAACACCCGGGATGTGAGCCGCGCGGGCCGCATGATTCAGCTGTCAGTGAAGGAATACGAGCTGCTGAACTTCCTGATGCGTGGTCAGGGCAAGGTGCTGGAGCGGGCCGACATCATGCGCGGTGTTTGGGGCGAGAACTTCTATGGCGATGACAATCTTCTGGATGTGTACATCCGCTACCTGCGTCAGAAAATCGAATCAAAGGAGTTACCCCCTTTGATCCACACCGTGCGCGGAGTGGGCTTCATCATGCGCATCGACAGCCGATCGCCGGCGTCATGA
- a CDS encoding M23 family metallopeptidase, which produces MALRWLAAPLLLSLPAPQAPVQPPEVLPRRAPVTFDRSLESLERNQVITPQERRQLETGDVSRPINVPAFQQACRSGALSRQECNSGVAVRGRGVRSPRIVWNGRDEALTGLRRLGPNGQPLPPISVPVGALLAGPSPGFRLESVFAVSPRPASVAGNGDRKLLFPIIGSAITTSEFGWRLHPIVGQWLMHAGKDFAAPEGTPVVAALSGRVLSSGLAGGYGIAVELEHDQPRRRTLYGHLSELYVKAGQTVRQGEVIGRVGSTGLSTGPHLHFELRQPQSGGWVAMDPGDLDLNPLTASGADAVSLLVAQLMNSLERPPGS; this is translated from the coding sequence TTGGCACTGCGCTGGCTCGCGGCACCTCTGCTGCTCTCGCTCCCCGCCCCTCAGGCTCCGGTGCAACCGCCGGAGGTGCTGCCGCGTCGGGCGCCGGTGACCTTTGACCGGTCGCTGGAGTCTCTGGAGCGCAATCAGGTGATCACACCGCAGGAGCGTCGTCAGCTGGAAACCGGTGATGTCAGCCGACCGATCAACGTGCCGGCATTCCAGCAGGCCTGTCGAAGTGGTGCCTTGTCTCGACAGGAATGCAATAGCGGCGTTGCCGTGCGTGGTCGCGGGGTTCGCTCGCCCCGCATCGTCTGGAATGGCCGTGATGAAGCGCTCACCGGACTGCGTCGTCTGGGTCCGAATGGCCAGCCCTTGCCCCCGATTTCAGTGCCCGTCGGTGCGCTGCTAGCAGGACCGTCCCCTGGGTTCCGACTCGAATCGGTGTTCGCGGTGTCACCGCGTCCTGCCTCCGTCGCAGGCAATGGTGATCGCAAGCTGTTGTTCCCGATCATCGGGTCCGCCATCACCACCAGTGAGTTCGGATGGCGCCTCCACCCGATCGTGGGCCAATGGCTGATGCATGCCGGCAAGGATTTTGCTGCGCCGGAAGGGACCCCTGTGGTGGCAGCACTCTCGGGGCGTGTGCTCAGCAGCGGTTTGGCCGGTGGCTATGGCATCGCCGTTGAACTGGAGCATGATCAACCTCGCCGCAGAACGCTCTACGGCCATCTTTCCGAGCTGTATGTCAAGGCGGGTCAGACCGTGCGCCAGGGGGAGGTGATCGGTCGGGTGGGCAGTACCGGTCTGAGCACGGGACCGCATCTCCACTTCGAATTGCGCCAGCCCCAGTCAGGAGGCTGGGTGGCCATGGATCCCGGCGATTTGGATCTCAATCCGCTCACGGCATCCGGAGCGGATGCCGTGTCGCTGCTGGTGGCCCAGCTGATGAACAGCCTGGAACGACCGCCTGGGTCATGA
- a CDS encoding biotin--[acetyl-CoA-carboxylase] ligase: protein MVDATALTAVRIAQGRLVHALRDKGASPWQLRHLGVCSSTEMVLTQWLHQQPWLARQPRAVLAQHQRFAHGQYGRFWMAPPGGVWMSAALPWPNGEPSTGLFGLTVALALAEQLERYGVSAAIKWPNDLIVGSRKLAGVLPKLVFRGHQVRLARIGVGLNVRNPVPQGGIALRELLPPGRCRLRLWQLNALLALERASALAADPQRVVTAAEQRLWSTSVADPVSGEYWAVRGIGLDGQLLLGQGTRTTSWTRWGDSAGRNL from the coding sequence ATGGTGGACGCAACAGCATTGACAGCGGTCCGCATCGCCCAAGGTCGGCTGGTGCACGCGCTCCGCGACAAGGGCGCCTCTCCGTGGCAGCTGCGCCATCTGGGTGTCTGTTCCAGCACCGAAATGGTGCTGACGCAGTGGTTGCATCAGCAGCCCTGGTTGGCGCGTCAGCCCCGAGCGGTCCTGGCCCAGCATCAACGCTTCGCCCACGGGCAGTACGGGCGCTTCTGGATGGCACCGCCAGGAGGCGTCTGGATGAGTGCAGCGCTGCCATGGCCGAATGGCGAGCCCTCCACGGGTCTCTTTGGATTGACCGTGGCGCTGGCCTTGGCGGAGCAGCTGGAGCGCTATGGGGTGTCGGCAGCGATCAAGTGGCCGAATGATCTGATCGTCGGTTCCCGCAAGCTGGCGGGTGTGTTGCCCAAGCTGGTGTTTCGCGGCCATCAGGTGCGTCTGGCCCGGATCGGGGTGGGACTGAATGTGCGCAATCCGGTGCCGCAGGGGGGCATCGCCTTGCGGGAGTTGCTCCCGCCAGGACGTTGTCGGCTTCGCTTATGGCAATTGAATGCCCTGCTGGCCCTCGAGCGTGCCAGTGCGCTGGCGGCTGATCCTCAACGGGTAGTGACCGCGGCGGAGCAGCGCCTGTGGAGCACGTCCGTTGCAGATCCGGTCAGCGGTGAATACTGGGCTGTGCGCGGCATCGGTCTGGATGGTCAGCTTCTACTGGGTCAAGGAACCCGGACCACCAGCTGGACGCGTTGGGGCGACAGTGCAGGTAGGAATCTCTAA
- a CDS encoding aminotransferase class I/II-fold pyridoxal phosphate-dependent enzyme has protein sequence MLTSDRLARLGSGVFDRNDRRKAAYGRSSACAQRPLIDLSLGSTDLLPPPAALQAMASVLTEPASASYCLHAGTEPFRQAAAAWCQKRFGVSVDADSEVLLLVGSQEGTAHLPLAVLNPGDSALILDPSYPSHRGGLELADAAIETLPLCAERQWAPDFDALSAAQWDRLRLMVLGFPHNPTACTGEQAWLDAAMHRCDRHDLVLAHDNPYVDLALEGEAPSLLRCPQWRERGIEFFSLSKGWCLGGFRLAFAVGAAPLIAALRELKGVVDFNQCRALQQGAITALDQHPDWPARLLPVYRERRDRTRQALAAFGWSIPEPSMALYLWMPVPEWAHARGWRDEQLAAELLEHCGVALTPGSGFGEAGTGWLRLALVRPTEVLEQAATRLAPWWTQQH, from the coding sequence ATGCTCACCTCTGATCGTCTGGCCCGACTGGGCAGCGGCGTTTTTGACCGCAACGATCGCCGTAAAGCTGCGTATGGACGCAGCTCGGCTTGTGCTCAACGGCCGCTGATCGATCTTTCGCTTGGTTCAACCGATCTGCTGCCACCGCCGGCGGCTTTGCAGGCCATGGCCTCCGTTCTGACGGAACCTGCCAGTGCCTCCTACTGCCTGCATGCCGGTACCGAACCTTTTCGGCAGGCCGCGGCGGCCTGGTGCCAGAAGCGCTTTGGCGTGTCGGTTGATGCCGACAGTGAGGTGCTGCTGCTGGTTGGTTCCCAGGAGGGGACGGCCCATCTGCCGCTCGCCGTACTTAATCCAGGGGATTCGGCGCTGATCCTCGACCCCTCTTACCCCTCCCATCGGGGCGGCCTCGAACTGGCGGATGCTGCCATTGAGACTCTGCCGTTGTGCGCTGAGCGGCAATGGGCTCCCGATTTCGATGCGCTCTCGGCGGCTCAGTGGGACCGACTGCGCCTGATGGTCCTGGGCTTCCCGCACAATCCCACCGCCTGCACCGGCGAACAGGCCTGGTTGGATGCGGCGATGCACCGCTGTGATCGTCACGATCTTGTGCTCGCTCACGACAATCCCTATGTGGATCTGGCCCTGGAGGGCGAAGCGCCGTCACTGCTGCGCTGCCCCCAGTGGCGGGAGCGCGGCATCGAGTTCTTCTCCCTGTCGAAGGGTTGGTGTCTGGGTGGGTTCCGGTTGGCCTTCGCGGTCGGAGCCGCGCCTTTGATTGCGGCCTTACGCGAACTCAAGGGTGTGGTGGATTTCAACCAATGCCGGGCGCTGCAGCAAGGCGCGATCACGGCTCTGGATCAACATCCCGACTGGCCTGCGCGTTTGCTGCCCGTGTACCGCGAACGGCGGGATCGGACCCGTCAGGCGTTGGCGGCTTTCGGATGGTCGATCCCTGAACCGTCAATGGCGCTCTACCTCTGGATGCCCGTGCCGGAGTGGGCCCATGCCCGCGGTTGGCGGGATGAACAGCTGGCGGCTGAGCTGCTGGAGCATTGCGGTGTAGCCCTGACCCCTGGCTCCGGGTTCGGTGAAGCCGGCACCGGCTGGTTGCGCTTGGCCCTGGTGCGGCCCACGGAGGTGCTGGAGCAGGCGGCGACCCGTCTGGCTCCATGGTGGACGCAACAGCATTGA
- a CDS encoding co-chaperone YbbN, whose product MSASVSDFTDAGFDQEVLKAAGTVLVDFWAPWCGPCRLMAPLMDWAAEAYEGRLAVGKMEVDGNPTTRDAYKVQGIPCLILFREGVELARHEGAVARPQLQAFLDAHL is encoded by the coding sequence GTGTCCGCCTCTGTTTCCGATTTCACCGACGCAGGGTTTGATCAAGAGGTGCTCAAGGCAGCGGGCACCGTGTTGGTGGACTTCTGGGCTCCCTGGTGTGGTCCCTGTCGGTTGATGGCACCGCTGATGGACTGGGCCGCAGAGGCGTATGAGGGGCGCCTGGCTGTTGGGAAGATGGAAGTGGATGGCAATCCCACCACTCGCGATGCCTACAAGGTGCAGGGCATTCCCTGTCTGATTCTGTTCCGGGAGGGTGTGGAACTCGCCCGGCATGAAGGGGCCGTCGCGCGCCCACAGCTGCAGGCCTTCCTGGATGCTCACCTCTGA
- a CDS encoding PspA/IM30 family protein yields MGFFNRVSRLLRANVNDLVSKAEDPVKILDQSVADMQEDLVKLRQAVAMAIASQKRLRNQAEQAEVQSRTWYERAELALKKNEEDLAREALTRRKTFQETATSLPKQVQGQDAQVETLKKSLVALEGKIAEAKTKKDMLKARAQAAKAQQQLQSAVGNLGSNSAMAAFERMEDKVEAMEASSQAAAELAGADLESQFAALEGGDDVDDELAALRQQLSAGPEAVALPAADQAADATVEPVKVTEVDNDLEELRRSIDKL; encoded by the coding sequence ATGGGTTTCTTCAATCGGGTCAGCCGTCTGCTGCGCGCCAATGTCAACGATCTGGTGAGCAAGGCCGAAGATCCGGTCAAGATTCTCGATCAGTCCGTCGCGGACATGCAGGAAGACCTGGTGAAGCTTCGCCAGGCGGTGGCGATGGCGATCGCCAGTCAGAAACGCCTGCGCAATCAGGCGGAGCAGGCTGAAGTGCAGTCACGCACCTGGTACGAACGGGCTGAGCTGGCGCTGAAGAAAAACGAAGAGGATCTGGCCCGTGAGGCGCTGACCCGCCGCAAGACCTTTCAGGAAACCGCGACGTCTCTTCCCAAGCAGGTGCAGGGCCAGGACGCCCAGGTCGAGACCCTGAAGAAGAGCTTGGTGGCGCTCGAAGGCAAGATCGCCGAGGCCAAGACCAAGAAGGACATGCTCAAGGCCCGGGCCCAGGCGGCCAAGGCGCAGCAGCAGCTGCAGAGTGCCGTTGGCAACCTAGGCAGCAACTCCGCCATGGCGGCGTTCGAGCGCATGGAGGACAAGGTCGAGGCCATGGAAGCCAGCAGTCAGGCGGCGGCCGAGCTGGCGGGTGCTGATCTCGAAAGTCAGTTCGCTGCTCTGGAGGGCGGCGACGATGTCGACGATGAACTGGCAGCGCTACGCCAGCAACTCTCGGCGGGTCCCGAGGCCGTCGCTCTGCCTGCTGCAGACCAAGCGGCTGATGCCACTGTCGAACCGGTCAAGGTCACGGAGGTGGACAACGACCTCGAAGAGTTGCGCCGCTCCATCGACAAGCTCTGA
- a CDS encoding DUF721 domain-containing protein: MGRAPQSQRRRFGRGEVLLPPTPAPAQPLSGCLDALQKTWRQEGSLAALWQDWPTLAGDQLAGHCRPLSLRNGVLTVGASHPQWRQALLYSKLQLLATIRAAGHPVKDLRIQQHHPTARPTADDPLEDWKRHPSRIDVHGIAPCPRCGTPSPVGEMAQWGHCSFCRRIELSQATAVPEAEATARDASDRDQ, encoded by the coding sequence ATGGGGCGCGCCCCGCAATCGCAGCGACGTCGCTTCGGCCGAGGTGAAGTGCTTCTGCCACCCACGCCTGCGCCCGCCCAACCCTTGAGCGGATGTCTGGACGCCCTCCAGAAGACCTGGCGGCAGGAAGGATCCCTGGCAGCGCTTTGGCAGGACTGGCCGACCCTGGCCGGCGATCAGCTCGCCGGGCACTGCAGACCGCTGAGCCTCCGCAACGGCGTTCTCACCGTGGGGGCCAGCCACCCCCAGTGGCGTCAGGCGCTGCTCTACAGCAAATTGCAGCTGCTGGCGACGATTCGTGCCGCGGGCCATCCGGTGAAGGATCTGCGCATCCAGCAGCACCACCCGACCGCACGCCCAACGGCAGATGACCCGCTGGAGGACTGGAAGCGCCATCCCAGCAGGATCGACGTGCACGGCATCGCGCCCTGTCCCCGTTGCGGCACGCCATCACCTGTCGGTGAAATGGCCCAGTGGGGCCATTGCAGTTTCTGCCGCCGCATTGAACTGAGCCAGGCGACAGCCGTACCCGAAGCAGAGGCCACCGCAAGAGATGCGAGTGACAGAGATCAGTAG
- a CDS encoding glycosyltransferase family 39 protein encodes MNAVSSAPIVLTPRQRRRGLLLILGLGMTLFCWKLGSTGLVDETPPLFAASGRAMAETGDWLTPRVNGLPRFDKPPLVYWLMGLGYALPCHQHWDPLGTWAARLPSALASVVTMLAIGDTLLRHPGSEDDHPRRTAVAAALAFGLSPLVLIWSRTAVSDALLNGTLALSLLCQWRCYVAGSGRRWWLAWILLATAVLTKGPVAVVLTGMTLVLFAITRRDLAGLWRCLRPLPGLLITAAISLPWYIAELLVEGQPFWDSFFGYHNLQRLTSVVNDHLQPWWFFGPVLVVASLPFTPLLLLGLGRVLAGFSGSASTARKPSGDSLIDFAGCWLLAVLLLFTAAATKLPSYWLPATPAAALIMAITARSAALQRRWGLLTAWWCTAGLTLILTVGLWLSSLWVPLIQDPEMPTLPAELLASGLVLRAAVCFSFALLLGLWCLRASVPGRLLAWQGPLVAFQLFALVPMIQLGDRVRQLPVRLVAEQVVAQREPGEPLAMIGVLKPSLHFYTGQVVIYEGESRAALLNLADRLSSERRRGFEGRPRSAADGSPSVLVVINTGTAAKEHWQDLQPQILAREGIYELWRLDRERLEDRADALQADGVVLTWRKPRPERY; translated from the coding sequence ATGAACGCGGTTTCGTCAGCTCCCATCGTTCTCACGCCACGGCAGCGCCGGCGGGGACTGTTGCTCATCCTTGGCCTGGGGATGACGCTCTTTTGCTGGAAGCTCGGCAGCACGGGATTGGTGGACGAAACGCCACCGCTGTTTGCGGCCTCAGGTCGGGCCATGGCCGAGACCGGCGACTGGCTGACACCGCGGGTGAACGGGTTGCCCCGATTCGACAAACCGCCGCTCGTTTACTGGTTGATGGGGTTGGGGTACGCCCTTCCCTGTCATCAGCACTGGGATCCTCTTGGGACCTGGGCGGCGCGTCTGCCGTCGGCGCTGGCCTCAGTGGTGACGATGCTCGCCATCGGCGACACGCTGTTGCGACATCCCGGTTCCGAGGATGACCATCCCCGCCGAACGGCGGTGGCTGCAGCGCTGGCCTTCGGGTTGTCTCCCCTGGTGCTGATCTGGAGCCGTACGGCCGTCAGCGATGCCTTGCTCAATGGAACGCTGGCTCTCAGCCTGCTCTGCCAATGGCGTTGTTATGTCGCTGGATCCGGACGGCGGTGGTGGCTGGCCTGGATTCTCCTGGCTACCGCTGTGCTCACCAAGGGGCCTGTTGCGGTGGTGCTGACGGGCATGACTCTGGTGCTGTTTGCGATCACCCGACGTGACCTGGCTGGTCTCTGGCGTTGCCTTAGGCCACTGCCCGGACTTCTGATCACCGCGGCCATCAGTCTTCCCTGGTACATCGCTGAACTGCTGGTGGAGGGGCAGCCGTTCTGGGACAGCTTTTTCGGCTACCACAACCTTCAGCGACTCACGAGCGTCGTGAATGACCACCTCCAGCCCTGGTGGTTCTTCGGACCAGTGCTGGTGGTGGCATCCCTGCCATTCACACCCTTGTTGCTGCTCGGGCTGGGACGGGTGTTGGCCGGCTTCTCCGGCAGCGCTTCCACCGCTCGCAAGCCCTCTGGCGACAGCCTGATTGATTTCGCTGGTTGTTGGTTGCTGGCCGTGCTGTTGTTGTTCACCGCAGCGGCCACCAAGTTGCCCAGCTACTGGTTGCCCGCCACGCCTGCTGCGGCGCTGATCATGGCGATTACCGCGCGATCAGCCGCCCTTCAGCGCCGTTGGGGGCTGCTCACCGCCTGGTGGTGCACGGCTGGCCTCACCTTGATCCTGACGGTGGGCTTGTGGCTGTCTTCACTCTGGGTCCCTCTGATCCAGGACCCTGAGATGCCCACCCTGCCTGCTGAGCTGCTGGCGAGTGGTCTGGTGCTGAGGGCGGCGGTGTGCTTTTCCTTTGCTCTGCTCCTGGGCCTGTGGTGTCTGCGTGCGTCGGTGCCGGGCCGGCTGCTCGCCTGGCAGGGTCCGCTGGTGGCCTTCCAGCTGTTTGCGCTCGTGCCGATGATTCAGCTGGGCGATCGGGTGCGCCAGCTTCCTGTGCGCCTTGTGGCGGAGCAGGTCGTGGCGCAGCGAGAGCCCGGCGAACCGCTCGCCATGATCGGCGTCCTCAAGCCCTCCCTGCACTTCTATACCGGTCAGGTGGTGATCTACGAAGGCGAATCGCGGGCTGCTCTGCTGAACCTGGCCGATCGCCTCAGCTCTGAGCGCCGGCGTGGATTTGAGGGCCGCCCCCGCTCCGCTGCTGATGGATCGCCCTCGGTGCTCGTGGTGATCAACACCGGCACTGCAGCCAAGGAGCACTGGCAGGATCTGCAACCCCAGATCCTCGCTCGTGAAGGGATCTACGAGCTCTGGCGCCTCGACCGTGAACGCTTGGAAGATCGCGCCGATGCATTGCAGGCCGATGGCGTGGTGCTCACCTGGCGGAAGCCAAGGCCGGAGCGCTACTGA
- a CDS encoding glycosyltransferase encodes MTDRPLTLVLVSTPIGQLGSGRGGGVELTFTSVLKGLVGRGHRLHVVAPSGSHLPALDGSVTLHTAPGLDQPSWQHADREAAMQIPLDGVLPQLWDRALALAADADAVLNFGYDWLPLWLTPHVASPIFHLVSMGSVSSLMDRAIQDLARWDQRRMAFHTRRQASDFALPHPPEVVGNGFDLSRYGLQLSGDGPLGWAGRVAPEKGLEDAAAVAAALGEPLKVWGLVEDPAYASRVEAQVPAGTIEWCGFQTTEELQRQLGRCRAFLNTPKWNEAYGNVVVEALACGVPVVAYDRGGPGEIVEHGVTGWLVTADDREALTEATRRVAAIDRRACRRWTEQWASQEALAARIEAWIHRGLIPMNGTIS; translated from the coding sequence ATGACGGATCGGCCTCTGACCCTGGTGCTGGTCAGCACACCCATCGGGCAGCTCGGCAGTGGGCGCGGCGGTGGTGTTGAACTCACCTTCACGTCGGTGCTCAAAGGTCTGGTGGGCCGCGGACATCGCCTGCATGTGGTGGCTCCCTCCGGCTCTCATCTCCCTGCATTGGATGGTTCGGTCACCCTGCACACGGCGCCTGGCCTGGATCAGCCCAGCTGGCAGCACGCCGACCGTGAGGCCGCGATGCAGATCCCACTGGATGGGGTGCTGCCGCAGCTCTGGGATCGTGCTCTCGCGCTCGCTGCCGATGCCGATGCAGTGCTCAACTTCGGCTACGACTGGCTGCCGCTCTGGCTCACCCCCCATGTGGCCAGTCCCATCTTCCACCTGGTGAGCATGGGATCGGTGTCGTCCCTGATGGATCGGGCCATTCAGGATCTGGCGCGCTGGGATCAGCGCCGCATGGCCTTTCACACGCGACGTCAGGCCAGTGATTTTGCTCTTCCCCATCCGCCTGAGGTGGTGGGCAATGGCTTTGACCTGTCCCGCTATGGGCTGCAGCTCAGCGGCGATGGTCCCCTGGGCTGGGCCGGTCGTGTGGCTCCCGAGAAGGGGCTGGAGGATGCAGCGGCTGTGGCGGCAGCGCTGGGCGAGCCCCTCAAGGTGTGGGGACTGGTGGAGGATCCTGCCTACGCCAGCCGCGTGGAAGCGCAGGTGCCTGCCGGCACGATCGAGTGGTGTGGCTTTCAAACCACGGAGGAGCTGCAGCGACAGCTGGGTCGTTGTCGTGCCTTCCTCAACACCCCGAAATGGAATGAGGCCTACGGCAACGTGGTCGTCGAGGCCCTGGCCTGTGGTGTTCCCGTGGTCGCCTACGACCGTGGTGGCCCTGGCGAGATCGTTGAACACGGTGTGACCGGATGGCTGGTCACGGCCGATGATCGCGAAGCGCTCACCGAAGCGACCCGACGCGTGGCGGCGATTGACCGGCGTGCCTGTCGACGCTGGACGGAGCAGTGGGCCAGTCAGGAGGCCCTCGCCGCGCGGATCGAGGCCTGGATCCATCGTGGCTTGATCCCAATGAATGGCACCATCAGCTGA
- a CDS encoding DMT family transporter, with the protein MTTLQRGLLMVLPFALWGTAMAAMAPLVQSGGAPLVACLRLLPAGVVILMAVTWLGRSLAIDPGDRGWFLLFTLVDAVLFQFCLAKGLQGTGAGLGSVLIDSQPLIVALLARWLFAESINPIGWIGLVVGLAGIVCLGVPAPLLQHWWLQADLSALQSGWQQGTGWMLLAALAMAFGTVLSRFACKRSDPISVTGWHMVLGGIPLLLLHALDSSTALLPAWTLWNWAQMAYASLLGSALAYALFFWFANREDLTGFSTLGFLTPVFALASGGVLLGERLQPLQWFSVLLVLLSVLLVSQRQRLWEPWISSPISSPGDLKA; encoded by the coding sequence ATGACGACGCTGCAGCGTGGTCTGCTCATGGTTTTGCCGTTTGCCCTCTGGGGAACGGCAATGGCAGCGATGGCGCCCCTTGTGCAATCCGGTGGCGCTCCTCTGGTGGCTTGTTTGCGGTTGTTGCCGGCCGGTGTGGTGATCCTGATGGCTGTGACATGGCTGGGTCGTTCGCTGGCGATCGATCCGGGGGACCGCGGCTGGTTCCTGCTGTTCACCCTGGTGGATGCGGTTCTGTTTCAGTTCTGCCTCGCCAAGGGGCTGCAGGGCACCGGTGCCGGTCTCGGTTCGGTGTTAATCGATTCCCAGCCGTTGATCGTTGCCCTGCTAGCCCGCTGGCTGTTCGCGGAGTCGATCAACCCCATTGGCTGGATCGGTCTGGTGGTGGGGTTGGCCGGAATCGTCTGCCTGGGGGTGCCGGCCCCATTGCTTCAGCACTGGTGGCTTCAGGCCGATCTTTCAGCTCTGCAGTCGGGATGGCAGCAAGGCACTGGCTGGATGCTGCTGGCAGCGCTGGCCATGGCCTTCGGCACCGTGCTCAGCCGTTTCGCCTGCAAGCGCAGTGATCCGATCTCGGTCACCGGCTGGCACATGGTCCTCGGGGGAATCCCACTGCTGCTCCTCCATGCTCTCGACAGCAGCACGGCGCTGCTCCCGGCCTGGACCCTCTGGAACTGGGCCCAGATGGCCTATGCGTCTCTGCTGGGCAGCGCTCTGGCTTACGCCCTGTTCTTCTGGTTTGCCAACCGTGAAGACCTCACCGGTTTCAGCACGCTTGGCTTTCTAACTCCCGTCTTCGCCCTCGCATCGGGTGGCGTTCTGTTGGGCGAGCGTCTCCAGCCGCTGCAATGGTTCTCCGTGCTGCTGGTGCTGTTGTCCGTCCTGTTGGTCAGTCAACGCCAACGCCTCTGGGAACCATGGATCTCATCACCGATCAGCAGTCCTGGAGATCTCAAGGCATGA
- the sppA gene encoding signal peptide peptidase SppA: MGWLWRRKSKRRMARIEIEGAISGSTRQRVLKALREVQEREFPALLLRIDSPGGTVGDSQEIHAALLRLRDQGCKVVASFGNISASGGVYVGVAADAIVSNPGTITGSIGVILRGNNLSELLQKIGIRFETVKSGAYKDILSPDRALSTEERALLQSLIDSSYDQFVTAVAEGRNLEQTKVRSFADGRVFSGAQAKDLGLVDELGDEEAARRLAARLADLDEERCKPVTLGKPRKRLLQNLPGSRLLTKLEQVLNTELELSGQPLWMHRP, encoded by the coding sequence ATGGGCTGGCTGTGGCGCCGGAAATCCAAACGCCGCATGGCGCGCATCGAAATCGAAGGTGCGATTAGCGGCTCGACGCGACAGCGAGTGCTGAAGGCCTTGCGGGAGGTTCAGGAGCGCGAGTTCCCGGCCCTGCTGCTGCGCATCGATAGTCCTGGCGGCACGGTGGGTGACAGCCAGGAAATCCATGCAGCACTGCTGAGACTGCGGGACCAGGGCTGCAAGGTGGTGGCCAGCTTCGGCAACATCTCGGCGTCCGGCGGGGTGTATGTCGGCGTTGCTGCTGACGCGATCGTGTCCAACCCAGGCACCATCACCGGGTCGATCGGCGTGATCCTTCGCGGCAACAATCTTTCCGAGCTGCTGCAGAAGATCGGCATCCGCTTTGAGACGGTGAAAAGCGGGGCCTACAAAGACATTCTCTCGCCGGACCGCGCCCTGAGCACGGAGGAGCGCGCCTTGCTGCAGAGCCTGATTGACAGCAGCTACGACCAGTTTGTGACCGCTGTGGCGGAGGGCCGCAACCTTGAACAAACCAAGGTCCGCAGCTTCGCCGATGGACGAGTGTTCAGTGGTGCACAAGCCAAGGATCTCGGCCTCGTGGATGAGTTGGGCGATGAGGAAGCCGCGCGAAGATTGGCGGCACGCCTGGCCGATCTCGATGAGGAACGCTGCAAGCCGGTGACCCTCGGCAAGCCGCGCAAGCGGCTGCTGCAGAACCTGCCGGGCTCGAGACTGCTCACAAAGCTTGAGCAGGTGCTGAACACCGAACTGGAGCTCAGCGGGCAGCCCCTGTGGATGCATCGACCATGA
- the aroH gene encoding chorismate mutase, with translation MTDSPQLRGLRGATTSSENTVQAIRDAVNELVEALMDQNNLSPQQLVSVTFSVTADLDASFPAATARHRPGWDAVALLDVQQMAVQGDLARCIRLLAHAWLPATQPLHHPYLRGAMKLRPDRSGHN, from the coding sequence ATGACGGACTCTCCTCAACTGCGAGGGCTGCGCGGAGCCACCACCAGCAGTGAGAACACAGTTCAAGCGATCCGTGATGCGGTCAATGAACTGGTCGAAGCCCTGATGGATCAGAACAACCTGAGCCCCCAACAACTGGTGTCCGTCACCTTTTCGGTGACAGCGGACCTGGATGCGAGTTTTCCAGCCGCCACGGCCCGGCACCGTCCCGGCTGGGACGCCGTGGCCTTGCTGGATGTTCAACAAATGGCCGTGCAGGGAGACCTGGCCCGCTGCATCCGCCTGCTCGCTCATGCCTGGCTGCCGGCGACGCAACCCTTGCACCACCCTTACCTGCGCGGAGCGATGAAACTGCGCCCGGACCGATCTGGTCACAACTGA